The following are encoded together in the Lathyrus oleraceus cultivar Zhongwan6 chromosome 3, CAAS_Psat_ZW6_1.0, whole genome shotgun sequence genome:
- the LOC127127128 gene encoding NAD(P)H-quinone oxidoreductase subunit S, chloroplastic yields MVTFATVQGLHGSLLRSQFLGQDLHFPLIKTSKRNHRNLTCQPQTCAEFNILKMMGGRGLCNGEIGVEKELKRKVDVEESSSSSSSSSLSNEKVQENSEKLTVEIPEDGFEKEMMGLTGGFPGGEKGLVKFIEENPPRKISQTFSIEERNNQSVVEESKTS; encoded by the coding sequence ATGGTTACTTTTGCTACTGTTCAAGGCCTACATGGTTCTCTTCTAAGATCCCAATTCCTAGGCCAAGATCTTCACTTTCCTCTCATAAAAACATCCAAAAGAAATCATAGAAATCTAACTTGTCAACCACAAACATGTGCTGAATTCAACATACTAAAAATGATGGGAGGAAGAGGACTATGCAATGGAGAAATAGGAGTTGAAAAAGAGCTGAAAAGGAAAGTTGATGTAGAGgaatcatcatcatcatcatcatcatcatcgttaTCCAATGAAAAAGTGCAAGAAAACTCAGAAAAGTTGACTGTTGAAATTCCAGAAGATGGTTTTGAGAAGGAAATGATGGGGCTAACCGGAGGGTTTCCAGGTGGTGAAAAGGGTTTGGTCAAGTTCATTGAGGAAAATCCACCTAGAAAAATTTCTCAAACTTTTAGTATTGAAGAAAGAAATAATCAAAGTGTTGTTGAAGAATCCAAAACATCCTAG
- the LOC127127127 gene encoding uncharacterized protein LOC127127127 yields MLGHTDRLSEPRTSKDQILADFGSEFGDDEEEENCSEQILYSVSFEELASNSIKYDTIIWLSISLLLVLAWGIGLLMLLYLPFRRYVLRKDFDSRRLYVTQSEIAYKVSRPSFIPFWGTIIIERRVPLSLVIDIIIEQGCVQSIYGVHTFRVESIAHGKTAPVDELQLQGISDPDLLRKVIIREASKISGDLSKNWKQIAPSMARMPTTTEGPGVLKSQSINPKVIGSPRSSSVERRIGGGLLLNKLEEVGKSVKRLELLIEQSHGSLAAS; encoded by the exons ATGTTGGGTCACACTGATCGACTATCAGAACCGAGAACATCAAAGGACCAAATACTCGCAGACTTTGGGTCTGAATTTGgtgatgatgaagaagaggaaaATTGTTCGGAACAGATACTTTACTCGGTTTCCTTTGAAGAACTTGCGAGCAATAGTATTaaatatgatacaatcatatgGCTTTCTATATCATTACTACTTGTTTTAGCTTGGGGAATTGGCCTCTTAATGTTACTTTACCTTCCCtttaggagatatgtacttcgAAAGGATTTCGACTCTCGCAGATTATATGTCACACAATCTGAAATAGCTTACAAG GTGTCAAGGCCTTCGTTTATACCGTTTTGGGGGACCATAATAATTGAGAGACGCGTACCTCTTTCTTTGGTGATTGATATTATTATTGAACAAG GTTGTGTGCAGTCTATATATGGTGTCCACACTTTTCGAGTTGAAAGTATTGCTCATGGAAAGACTGCTCCGGTTGATGAACTACAACTTCAAGGAATTTCTGACCCCGATCTTTTGAGAAAG GTGATCATAAGAGAAGCTTCAAAGATCTCAGGAGATTTAAGTAAAAATTGGAAGCAAATTGCTCCAAGCATGGCTCGTATGCCAACAACAACTGAAGGACCAGGCGTTTTGAAATCACAATCTATAAATCCTAAG GTGATAGGCTCGCCGCGTTCTTCTTCAGTAGAGCGCAGAATAGGCGGAGGATTGCTTCTTAATAAACTTGAAGAAGTCGGTAAATCAGTAAAG AGACTTGAGCTGCTTATCGAGCAGTCGCACGGTTCCCTCGCCGCTAGCTGA